The following DNA comes from Candidatus Hydrogenedentota bacterium.
TCCGGGGGGACCACGAAGGCGAGCTCGATCCGCCTGTCAAAGGTTTGACGGACGATACTCTCGATCTCCTTGAGGATGGCGCCCATGTCCACCGCCTCGATTATCACCTGAGATTTGCGGCTGAAGGCGAGCAATTGCTGCACCAGACCGGCCGCGCGCAACCCGGCTTTGTTAGCCTCTTCGATGTACGGCCGTGCGCCGCGTATAGTCTCCTCGGTCTGCGCCAGGCTGAGGTTGCCGAGGATGGCCGTCAACAGATTGTTGAAATCGTGGGCGATGCCCCCGGCAAGTTGCCCGACCGCTTCCATTTTCTGGGCTTGATGCAATTGGGCGGTGCTCGCATCGAGTTCGGACGTGCGTTGGGCCACGATGCGTTCCAGATGGTCCCGCTGCCGGGCCAATTCGGCTTCCGCGCGCTTGCGCCGGGAGATATCGTGGGCCACGAAGACCGTTCCGAGCGGTCTCCCGGCGGGATCCGTCAGATGTGTCCACGAGAGGTCGGCCGGTATGGATCGTCCTTCCCGCGTCAGAAGGTGCGTATCGTGCTGTTTCAACGACGGTGCGCTGTGGTTCTCGCGAGAGGCTTTTGGGGTCGCTCCCGGTATGCCGGCAATTTCGGGGAGGACGTGATTCAGGGGAAGTCCTACCAGCTCGGTCAAAGCGTATCCCAGCAACAGAGATGCCGCCGGATTGGCCACCGTGATTTCCCCGTTCGCGTCCGCGAGGAACATCGCATCCGGCATGGTAGCGAGAATCGTGTCAACTGCCCGGCGCGGGGTGAGTTCGAACGTGTGATATTTCCAGATTGCGAATGCCACCAGCGCGCCGCTGATGACGAACATGGTGTATCCGACGTCTGGGAAACGGCCATACACGGACTGCAAGACGATATCCACGATCAAACAGGCGAGATAGGGAAACAGTGCTCCAAGAGTAATCAAAGCCGCTTGCCGTTTTCGCCAGCGGCTCTGGGTTCTAAAGAAGTAACGCATGCACAGAACGACGCCAGTGAATCCGACCCCGCTTCCCCAAAGTGTCACCCCCCATGCCCATGCACGCTGTGGCGGCAATCCGTACGTCCATCCCCACCACGTCTTCTCGGGCGGTGCTGTAATCCACACGCCGGCAACTTCCAGCCCCAACAATGCCACGCTCACACCGTACACCAACGCCAGAAGCAACCGCGGAGCCGGACGCTCGCGCCGGGTGAACAGCAGCACGAAATGGAGCAAGAACGCGGGAATCAATGGCCAGCAAAAATCCAGATGCCACCAAAAAACCGCTTGATTGAAAGTGACCGAACTGCGGTAGCCAAATTCGACAAGCGCTCCGCCCGCAAGAGCACAACAGAGCAGGAAAAACACCTGATTGAGCCTGCGCCAGGGATCCAGCGATAGAACCAGGACGCCCAGAAACAGCGAGGCCACAAATGAGAGCAATGATGCTACGGCAAAGACATTCATGAAACGGCCCCCTACCACATGCGAAAACACGTCCCCCTTCCCCACTGAGTATTCTACTTTACCTTCCAGGAAAATGCCAAACCCGAATATTTTAAGTGCGAAAAACCCGAAATAGCCCGGGCTCTCCGCGAAATATGGAAGGGTTCGCGCTGGACGCATAACGTCCACAGCGTGATTTGAGCGCTTCGGCGAAGCTGGTCCGCGGCGTAGCGGGAAATCCATTGTCTGGCCGGCTGGCGCTCTCACGGGAGTTAGCCATGAGGCGTGGGGTGGCGCCTGCTATACTCTGCACGGACTCAAAGACTACACGGGGGTTCTTTTTGATGCGTAGACGCACCTTTCTTGCG
Coding sequences within:
- a CDS encoding response regulator, with translation MNVFAVASLLSFVASLFLGVLVLSLDPWRRLNQVFFLLCCALAGGALVEFGYRSSVTFNQAVFWWHLDFCWPLIPAFLLHFVLLFTRRERPAPRLLLALVYGVSVALLGLEVAGVWITAPPEKTWWGWTYGLPPQRAWAWGVTLWGSGVGFTGVVLCMRYFFRTQSRWRKRQAALITLGALFPYLACLIVDIVLQSVYGRFPDVGYTMFVISGALVAFAIWKYHTFELTPRRAVDTILATMPDAMFLADANGEITVANPAASLLLGYALTELVGLPLNHVLPEIAGIPGATPKASRENHSAPSLKQHDTHLLTREGRSIPADLSWTHLTDPAGRPLGTVFVAHDISRRKRAEAELARQRDHLERIVAQRTSELDASTAQLHQAQKMEAVGQLAGGIAHDFNNLLTAILGNLSLAQTEETIRGARPYIEEANKAGLRAAGLVQQLLAFSRKSQVIIEAVDMGAILKEIESIVRQTFDRRIELAFVVPPELPKVRTDASQIHQVILNLCVNARDALDEVRRRHKTPNLRITVQAKTVAVSASDCRGKKHSKPGEYICVSVSDTGTGISPHVRARMFEPFFTTKGAGKGTGLGLATAYSIVERHGGWIDIETEMGAGSTFLAYFPVHAKPTAARAPQDGRLRLLGGSESILLVDDELSIRLVGKAILERLGYAVTLAVDGRQCLHTLFDKEAAIDLVILDLSMPELSGYEVLAEIRRRGAAVPVIISSGYPQDASELEAAGAAASVNKPFTIEAMARSIRHVLDGQAEQEHAVSNT